ACGGGGGAGCCGGTTATGACGAGCTGCTCCTCAAAGACCGGGATGCCCAGCTTGTTGACGGGTGTCGGCGCGGGCGCATCAGCAGCTCTAGCGGCGATGGGCAGCCCGAGGGCAGCGGTGGACAGACTGAGGCAAAAGAGCCGACGAACTGAGTCGCGGGAGGTAAACATGGGAGTAACGGTTTAAGTATGGTTGGCGCCGTCGGAGGCAAAACCTGCATTTATATATCAAGTGCTGCCGATGGCAAGCATCCAGCCAAGCCCTTCTCAAATCCTCCGGAAAGCGGATTCAAGACATGTCTTTTATAAAATAGAGCGTCTTGGGCGCGCTTAGCGCTGGGCGAATGCCTCAAGGGCTTCGCGGGCGGCGTTTTCCTCGGCGTCCTTTTTCGAGCGGCCCTGGCCCATGCCGCAGACCTTACCGCCCACGCGCAGCTCCATGATAAAGGTGAGGGCATGGTCGGGCCCCTCGCTGTGGACGAGGTCGTACTCGATCGTGGTGTCGGGGCTGTTACCCTGGATAAGCTCCTGCAGGCGACCCTTGGGGTTGTCCTCGCGGAGCAGCCTCTCGGTGCGGGCGCGGATGTCGCCGTACCAGGGGAGGACCGTGCGCCGGGCGGTCTGGAAATCACTGTCGAGATAGACCGCCGCCACCACGGCCTCCAGGGCGTCCTCCAGGCTGGAGTTGCGCTCTCGGCCACCGGCCTTTTCCTCCTGCTCGCTCAGGCGGAGGACTTCGCTCAGATGCAGGTCGCGGGCGATGTCGGCCAGGTGCTGACCCTTGGCCAGGGCGGAGCGGGCCCTCGCGAGGTGCCCCTCGCGTTCACCGGGGAAAAGTTTAAACAATTGCTCGGCCAGAATGAGCGCCAGCACCGAGTCCCCGAGGAACTCCATGCGCTGGTTATGCCAGCTGGTGCCGTCGGCCAGCAGCGAGGGATGCGTCAACGCACGCTCCAGCAGCGAGGTATCCCGAAAGGCGTACCCGATGCGTTCCTGAAAGGCGTGGAGATCGTCGGACATGAATAGGTGATACGGTGCAGGGATTACAGAAGCAAAATCACGATAGATACGGCAAGCACAACTGACACGCCTACCCAGGCGATTTTCAGAATAAGACTTATCGAGGAATTTAGCAGATAGTATGTGAACATATAAAATCCACACAGTATCCATGTTACTCCTAGGATGATGTCAACGGGGTGGTGTTTTTTCCAGTATTCTTCTCCTCCCATGATCCAGCTGCCGATAATTGCCGTGAGGGTGAGAAAAATAAACGTCAAGCAAGATATGGAGTTCAGCAGTGACCAGAAACCCTGAGGAGGACTGTCGGATGGGCGGGCTTCACAGAGGAGTCGATCATCATCTTCATGGTGGTATTCGTCTGCCTCATCATACTCGTTGTTCTCTTCTATGAGTACCCTGGGGCTTCGTAAAAGCTTGTTGATCAATAGGGCAAGTATGCCAGTGCCAATTCCAACCAATAGGAAAGGAGGTTTCCACCGCCAATCCGGTCGGATAAAATGGTACATGGATACGAGAAAAATGAAGCCGAATGCAGCCAGCCAGAGCTTTGCCATGCCTTTAAGGCCGTATCGTTTCCCGTTACGATCCCGGGCCAAAGAAAACACAAGAAACACGAGCCCCATCGGGACGAGCGTAATCAGTGCAAAAAGCAAGTAGCTGCTATAGTTGTCTTCATCCATTCAACCTTACTTCAGGTCGAAGCGTTTGATGAACTCCTTGGCGAACTTCTTGTAGGCGTGGGAGCCGGCGCCGAGGCGCTCGTACTCGAAGATCGACTGGCCAAAGCTGGGGGCCTCGGAGAGGCGGACGGTGCGCGGGATGCAGGTGTCGAAGACCAGGTCGCCGAGGTGCTCCTTGACCTCCTGTACGACCTGGCGCGAGAGGTTGGTGCGCTTATCGTACATGGTCATGACGACGCCACCGACGGCGAGGCCGGGGTTGACGCCCGCGCTGGTGAGCTGCTCGACCACGTTCATGATCTGGCCGAGACCCTCCATGGCGAGGTACTCGCACTGGAGCGCGACCAGTAGGTAGTCGGCAGCGGCGAGGCCGTTCATGGAGATCATGCCCAGGGCGGGCGGGCAGTCCAGGATGATGGCCCGGTACTTGCCGGACTCACGCAGAGGCTTTAAAACATCGCGCAGGCGGATGAGGTAGTCCTCCTGCTGGCCCAGCTCGATCTCGATGGCGGCGAGGTCCACCTCGGAGCCGATGAGAAAGAGGTTCTTCTGGCGGGTCTCGATAACGCGCTCCTCGGCCGCGCCGTCTCCGTGCAGGGCACCGTAGAGGCTGGAGCCGGGGGTCTTCTCAAAGCCCAGGGCGCTGGTGGCATTGGCCTGCGGGTCGAGGTCGATGAGGAGGGTGGGGACTTTACGCTCGGCCAGGGCCCAGCCGAGGTTGATGGCGGTGGTGGTCTTGCCGACGCCGCCTTTTTGGTTGGCGATAGAAAATACGGTGCAGCTCATAGTGAGGAGGGGCGGTTAGGATTTCGCCCAGACTCTTGCCTAAACGGCCCCCTTGGCAAACATTTTGCTGCTTTGAGTGAAAAACCGCTTGAAAGGTGCGCCGCTTTGCGCAGACTAACCGGTTTTTCGCACGGGGTGCGGTAGCCAAGTGGTAAGGCCGGAGTCTGCAAAACTCCTATACGGCGGTTCGATTCCGCCCCGCACCTCCAATTTTTCCCCCCAGCCGGTTGTGAGGCTGGATGTCTGCGCGGAATCGCGCGCTACGCGGCAATATTGTACCGGAGCCGGGTACATCCGTTCGAACGGTGGGGCAGAATCGCCTTGCCTGTAGGCGCAGGCGTGCAAGCATGGGGCTATGTCTATTCGCCTAGTCCGCTTTCTTCTGTGTCGGATCTTACTGCTCACGCCCGTTTTCTTTTTGGGGGCCTGTGACGAGAACCTCACGGACCTCCCCAGCTTTTATCTGGAGATGGGCAACTCCTACAACACTCTCGACCATGGTCGGGAGCTTTCTCTGGACAAAAGCGGGCTGAACTACTTCGTCTTCTCCAAGCCGATCGTTCCCTCCTGGAGCGTGCTCAACGTCGAGCTGGTCCGGGTGCAAAACGGGAAGCTGGCCATGCGCTTTTACTTTGATGATGAAGGGCAGCGTGAGCTGTACCGTACCTCCGTCACGAACAAGGGACGCATGATTATCACGGTTGTGGACGGTAAGGCCATCGGTGCGCGCCAGATCGACGGCCCGATGGAGGGTGGAGTGTTCTATACCTTTACGGAATTGTCCGACGATGAGTTGATGAAGCTCGTCGCCAGCATGCAGGAAAGCCTGCTTGAAATGAACCGCCTGAAAAAGAGCAACGGTATATGATCCATCCCCTGCGGCTCATTGGCGCGCTTGTTGCCTGTGCATGCGCGCTCTCTGTCTCTTCCATCTGTGCGGCCCAGTCTCAGCCAGTCGCGCCGATCCCGGCATACTGGCCGACACCCGACGGCAGCTATTTTCAGACGGGGGATATCATGCCCCTGCTTCAGCCGACGGCCTCCGGGCGGCCTGAAAGCGGCCTCTATGGCTGCGTGCGCAACGGGGGCACCCGTTTCCACGAGGGCGTGGACCTGAAGCCCATCGGCAAGGACCGCAACGGCAATGCGACGGACCCGATCTACGCGGTGATGGCCGGACGCGTGGCGTATGTGAACCGTGTCGCGGGTAACAGCAGCTACGGGCGCTACGTGGTGATCGAGCATATGGACCTCGATGTGGCTGTCTACACCCTGTATGCCCACATGGCGGATGTAGACTCGGACATCCAGCCCGGTATCCGTGTCGAGGCTGGCCAACGGCTCGGCCGCATGGGGCACTCCGCAGGCGGTTACTCCATCCCTCGCAGCCGCTCGCACCTGCACTTCGAGATCGGGCTGCGCGACTCGAATCGCTTTCAGGACTTTTACAAGTACAAGCGCTATGGCGGTAAAAACCACCACGGCAACTACAACGGGATGAACCTGACCGGGATGAGCCCGCTGATCTTTTTTGAGCAGGCGCGGACCGGGCAGTTGAACAGTATGCAGGGGCTGGTGCAGGCGCAGCCTGTGGCCTTCACGCTGCAGATTTCCACCCGTGATGCCCCGGACTTTATCGCGCGCTATCCGGCGCTGCTGACCCGCCCGATCCCTGCGCAGGGACTGACGGGCTGGGAGGTGGACTTCACCGCCGAGGGCATGCCGATTCGCTGGACGCCCCTGACAGCAGAGGACATCGGGACGCGCCGCGATGGCGATATCTCGCTGGTCAACTACAACGAGGAGCTCTTAAAGGACAACTGCCGTAAGACGATCGTGATTAAAAACGGCCAGCCCACTCTCGGCTCCGGGCTCAAGGACAAGCTCCAGCTCATCTTTGGGTTCCGTTGATCGGTGGGATGCTTGTTCGATACGCGTCCGTGCTTTTCTGTTTTGCCACTTGCGGAGTGGAAGGGTAGAACCCGCTACAATCCCAACCATGGCGCGTAAATCCAGTCGTAACCTGTGGACGGCCAAGCTGTCCGGTAAACCCGTTCCGGGTGCCAAAGCTCTGGCGACGCCTGCATCTGGGGTACGTGTGGCCTTTGAGGGGCTGGTGTTGGGGATCGACCCGAGCCTGCGCGGTAGCGGGCTGGCGCTGGTGGAGTTCCGGCGGGGAAAGACGCCGCGCCTGCTGGCCAGCGAGACCGTCCGCAATCGCCCGAAGCTGACCTTTCCGGAGTGCTTGGGGAAAATCGCGGAGCGGGTCAGTGTGATGCTTCAGCGGGAGCCCGCCTGTGTGGCCCTGGAACAGACGATCTATGTGCAGAATTTTCAGACCGCGCAGATCCTCGGAGCTGCCCGTGGAGCGGCCATCGCTCAGGCGGCCATGCGGGGTGTACCGGTTTATGAATACGCGCCGCTACGGATCAAGCAGGCTGTGGTCGGCGCGGGGCGTGCCAGTAAGGAGCAGGTCGCCAGTATGATGAAGGCGCATCTTGGCCTCTTGACCGAGCTGCCCTTCGATGAGTCCGACGCTGCGGCTGCCGCCTGCTGCCACGCCTGGACCTGGCGGGGGTAGGGCACATGTCTCGTAGGTGGCCCCTTCTGAAGCACGAGCGATTAGCGTGCATTAGCGCAGTATTGCCGTGCGGATCTTTATATTAGAATGCTTAAATGTGTGCATTACGACTTCTAAGGGGTTGTCGTGGTAGCCATCGCAAATTATTTATACCTGCGTATGGGGTTAAACAATTAATAAAAAGGGTAATTATATGTCATTTCTATTGAGAAAACTATTCCTGGCCGCTGTTCTAAGTGTCGCTGCTACGGCACTTGCTCATGCGGAGCTCACCTACTCGGTGGATAGCGTGAACAAGCTTATCACCTTCACGGGGACAGCGACTGGCACTCCTGAGTTTGGTTTGATTTACGATGAAGTTTCATGGTCGATTGATACCATAGTTGGTGGCGAATCCACTGGTGGTCAGGCAAATCTGAGTTCACCTGCTATCAGTAGTTCAAATAGTTCAATCTCTGATGGACCTTATCTGGATTGCATCTCAGGTGTAGATTCGGGGGCTTACATATTGCTTACGCTGAGCCTTGATTCGGATACCGAAACTACGCTGACCGCTGGTGGCTTGAGCTTTTACTACGGTGGTACCGGCAGCTCGAGTGTCGCCTATATAGATTCGCTCACCACTTCCGAGATACCCTTCGAAATCGAAGTCGGCACTGGTTTTGGTAGCATTACATACGCGACTGTGCCGGAGCCAGTCCACTATAGTGCTGCGGTCATGGTTGGGATGCTCGCGTTTTGCCTGAGCCGCCGAGTGTATAAAAAACGCACGGCCCGCTGAGCTGACTCAGCCTGATTCTCTATTTACTTCAAACGTCGCTGGCATCACGTCAGCGGCGTTTTTTTATATGAGAAAGTGGGCATCGCTCCACGTGTGGAATGCGACGGGCGACTCCGTTTGTTTTGTGAAGGGCAGTGTCTGCAATCGCACTGAAATGGGATGCTATGCTCGCAAAAAAAGCCCGGGCGGATGGCCCGGGCTTGAGAAAGGGGAGCGGCGTGTGGGCCGCTTAAGATTTACTTGGTGGGGTTCGGTCCGGGGGTGTCCACGATCTTGTGGTGGCCCTGGATGCTCAGCTCGATGGAGACATCGTCACCGACGACAGGAGCGCCAGCGTCAAGGCCCCACTCGGAGCGCTTGATCTCGGTGGTGGCTTCCCAGCCGTTGATGAGCAGACCCTGGTAGGGGCCGACGCCTTCCTGCTGGCCGAGGTACTTGACCTTGAGAACGACAGGCTTAGTCACGCCGAGCATGGTGAGGTCGCCGGTGACATCATAGGTGTCAGCGCCGGTCTGCACCCACTTGGTGCTCTTAAAGGTGATGGTGCCGTATTTCGCTGTGTCGAAATACTCATCCTGCATCAGGTGGTTGTTGCGCTTGGCATTACCGGTATCGATGCTCTTGACCTCGATCGTGGCGTTGACCGTGCTCTTGGTCATGTCACTTTCATTGACGGTGATTTCACCGTTGAAGTCACCGAACTTGCCGGGCACCTGGTTAAGGAAGTGGCGGACCTTAAAGCCGACCTCGGAGTGAACCGGATCGATCGTGAAGATCGTTTGAGCGGCCTGAGCCGGCAGCCATGCCACCGCGCCAAGTGCCAATACAGTGAGGAGTTTGATATGTCTCATGCTGATAGGTTAGGGTTTGTAAGCCCTCATCCTATAGCAGGTCATCCATTTCTGCAACTGGTGCACGAACAATTAGCACGCAGAGATTTTCAGGCCCCTGCCAGGCCATAATGGAAAGATCCTTACGCTGGAAAACAACGGGAATGCCATTATCGGGAACACGGCCTTTGCCGAGCGACTTGTCCAAAAGGTAGAGGCAGAAGGTGTCGTCCCCCTTCATTTCGATAAAGCTGATGAGCTTACCGTTGATCTCGAAGGTTCCAAAACCGACCTCGGCCAGTGCGTCCACCTTGGGGGGGAGCATGCCGGGGGCACGCAGCCCGGAGGAGTTGAGCTGGTGGCGGATCTGGTCCAGGTCGGAAACGTTTGCGCTGAGTTTGGGGTCGCGGGCGAAATGCTCGCCGATGCGGTCGTAGTACTGGTCCAGATCGGGCTCGGCCTCGACCTGGCTCGGGTCGAGCAGGATGGCCCCGAAGCCGAAGAGGATGACCACAGTCGCGGCGATAGAGATGATGCTGGAGCGCTTCCACCAGGGGCGCTGGCCGGGGATGGGCGAAGAGGCAGCAGGCTCGGGAGCGGACTGCTCAGGGAAAGGTATGGTCTTACGGTCGGGGTCGAGCGCGAGGAGCTTGTCTTTGAGGTCGGCGGGGGGCTGAACGTCAGCGAGCTTACCAGCAAAGATTTCGTCAAAGTTCTGCTCATCCTCAAACCACTGGGCCAGCTCGGGGTCCTGCTCAGCCATCGCCAGGGCTTCGGCGAAGACTGCTTCGTCGATATCCGGCATATCCGCGCGGTAGGCGCTGAGAATGGCTTTGGCTTCAGTTCGGTCCATGGTTGGTTAGCGGCAGAAGGATCAGGAGGCGGTGCGGTTACTCAGGAGGATGGTTTTGAGTTGAGCCTTACCCCGTGAAAGCCTGGACATGACGGTCCCGATGGGGATATCCAGGACCGAGGCAATTTCTTTGTAGCTGAGCTCCTTAAGGTAAAAGAGGGTAAGCGGTGTGCGGTAGGCTTCGTCGACCTGGTCGAGTGCATCGACAGCGCTTTTGCCATCGAGAGTACGCGCGATGCCGGGCTCGACGGCCGGGGCTTCCACTTCAAGAATTTCGTTTTCCTGAGTAGTGACATTGGCCGATCGACGGCGCAGGCGCAGGAACTCACGGTAGAGGGTAGTGAAGAGCCACGACTTGACCTTGGCGGCATCCCGGAGGCTGTCGCCTTTTTCCGCGTAAATAACGAAAGTCTGCTGTGTGAGGTCGGAGGCTTCATGCTCGTTTTTCGCCAGTGAATACGCGAAGCGGTACAGAGGAGTATAGTACTCCTCCACCAGCTCGCTGAAATTCAGTTTGGCGTGATCAGACATGAGAGGCAAAACAGCTCAGGGATATTCCCGAGTTTGGCAAGAAATTAGCAGTATATGATAGTTTGTGAAAAGGGTGTAAAAGCCTGTGATTGGCGGCTTTATTGGCGTCAGCCGAGGATGAGCATGGCATCGCCGTAACTGTAGAATCTGTACTCCATGGCAATAGCCTCGGCGTATAGCTCTTTCAACCATTTAATCCCGTCGGTGCTGCCGGGAGTCAGGAAAGCCGAGACCAGACACAGCAGGGTGGAGCGGGGCAGGTGGAAATTTGTGATCAGCCCCTCAGCGCTGGAGCAGACAGCGGGCGGGTAGACGAAGAGGTCGGCCTCACCCACATAGGTCTCGCTCAGGTCGGCCCCGGCGGGAGCCTTGCGGGTGTAGTCCTCGCAGGCACGCAGGCTGGTCGTGCCGACAGCTATGCGGGGGCCATCCGCTTTGTTGGCGAGGGCCTGCCGGGCCTGAGGTGGGATCTCGTAAATCTCGCGGTGGATGAGGTGATCCTCGATGCGCTCGGCCTTGATGGGCTGAAAGGTGTCGAGCCCGACATGCAGGCGCACATCGTAGAAGCGTGCTCCGTCCCGCACCACAGTGGCCAGCAGCTCCGGGGTGAAATGCAGCCCGGCGGTGGGGGCGGCAGCTGCGACCTTGTGGGAGGGGTCGGCGTAAACGGTCTGGTAGCGTGTCTCGTCGAGCTGGCGCAGCGAGGGGTCGGCCTCGCGGCTGCGCTCAATGTACGGAGGCAGGGGGACCTCACCGATGCGGTCGGTCAGGGCGATGACGTTTTTATCCACCCCTTCCACGGAAAAGTGTACCAGTCGCTCGCCGGTAGGCTTCACGTCGAGGACTTCGGCCAGGTAGCCGGGGCCGGAAAAGGTGGAGCCGGGCTGGAGCTTTTTACCGGGCTTGAGCAGGCACCAGAAGCGGTCTTTATCGCGGTCGGGGTGCAGGAGCAGGCACTCGACAGCGCCACCGGTGACGCGCTGGCCACGCAGGCGGGCCTTGAAGACGGATGCGCTGTTGCGGAAGAAACGCGTGCCCGTCGGCAGGTGCTTGGGCAGCTCTCGGAAGACGGTGTGCGTGACTTCGCGGGTGGTGCGATTGACGACCATGAGCCGGGACTCGTCCCGCTGTTGAGCCGGGACCTGCGCGATCAGTTCCGGGGGCAGCGGATAGTCGAATACGTCGGTGTTCATCGGAAAGCGGACATTTGTCGGTGGTCTTTGGCACAGGGTCAATGGCCAACTGTGTAAAGAATGCCGGTGGCAAGCGGGGGCTGGCGCAAGTTTCGCGTGACAGGCCTTACTGGTTGGTGCGGGTGTTGTTATGGGCTTGTTACGAGCTGTCGTTGTGTCAGTATTTCTGACATGAAGAAGAAATCCCTTAAGCCTGATGCCTCTCTCACCATCAAGCTCGGCGAGAGCGATACTGTGAAACTCAAACTCGGGGATGTGATGGTCCCACCGGGGAAGCCGATCAGCCTGAAGAAGGACTTCGATCCGGCCTTTACCGCCGACTACAAAAACGAAAAGGCGGCCAAGGCCAAGGTGCGGGCGAACGTCAAACGCCTGAGCAAGCTGCAGGATATGCTCTACGCGCAGGACAAGTACAGCGTGCTGATCATCTTTCAGGCCATGGACGCGGCGGGTAAGGACGGGGTCATCAAGCATGTCATGTCCGGCGTCAATCCGCAGGGCTGCCAGGTGACGAGTTTTAAGACCCCTTCGTCCGAGGAACTCGACCACGACTACCTCTGGCGGTCGATAAAGGCGCTGCCTCGCCGGGGCGAAATCGGGATCTTTAACCGCTCACACTACGAGGAGGTGCTGATCACCAAGGTGCACCCGGAGATCCTTGAGCGGCAGAAGCTGCCTCCGTCTGCCCGCGGTGAAGACGTCTACGAGAAGCGCTACGAGCAGATTAACCACTTTGAGAACTATCTGGTCGAGAACGGGACCATCATCCTGAAATTTTTCCTCAACCTGTCGAAAAAGGAGCAGGCCCGTCGCTTTCTGGCGCGAGTGGAGAACCCGGACAAGAACTGGAAGTTCTCCGATGCCGACTATGCCGAGCGCCAGCACTGGGATGCCTATCAGGAGGCGTATGAGACCTGCATCAACAGGACCAGCACCTCGCATGCGCCGTGGTTTGTGATCCCGGCGGACCATAAGTGGTTCACGCGGCTGGCGGTGTCCGAGGCGATCGTACGCTCGCTCTCGCTGCTGCCGCTCGCATACCCGACGGTCAGCGCCGAGCATAAAAAAATGATCACCGCCATCGGCAAAAAACTGAAAAAAGAAGTTTAGGGCGGGGGAGCACGCGAGACTGCCGATTGGGGCGAGCGCGCATGGGGTTTATGCAGCGAATGCGGCTCCAGCCGGAGCTTGCTTTGGGGGAATTTTCTGCTAGGTTATTGGCGGATTATTATGTCCGAGAGTAATGCCATGACCGGAGCCCTGGCGTCCCCGGCTGCATCCCATGCGGCCGAGGCGGATACCGATATGTCTCTGGTCAAGCAGGTGCAGGCGGGCGAGGTCTCGGCCTACGACAAACTCGTCGTGAAGTACCGGGAGCGTTTATACGCAGTGGTTTACAATCTTACCGGTAATCGGGAAGACGCCAACGACCTGGCACAGGAAGCCTTTATTAAAGCCTTTCGCTCGATCCATCTTTTCCGCGGGAAGTCCTCGTTTTTCACCTGGCTGTACCGGATCGCGGTCAACAATACGCTGACCCACCTCAAGCGTAACCGCATGCGCCGCTTTCTGAGCCTGGAAAAAGTGGACGAAGAAGTTCACAGCTCGGACATCCTGGAGAAGCTGACGGCCCGTAATCGCTCGGATAAACCGGCGCTGATGCACGAGTTACAGGAAAAATTGAACGAAGCGCTCCAGAAATTGTCTCTTAAACATAGGACTGTTGTTGTGCTGTTCGAAATTGAGGGATTAAGCCATCAGGAAATCGCCGAGATCACCAAGACCTCGGAGGGTACTGTACGCTCACGCCTTCACTATGCGAAGCAGCAGCTTCAGGCCAGTTTGAAGGAATATCTGGAACAATAGCTGCTAAGTCCCGAATCTTTATTCTATGCAGGATCATCAAAAGCCTCAATCCTCTCACGTCTCGGTCGAAGATCTTCTGCGCCTCAAGCGCTATGAGAAACCCGACCAGGCCTATTGGGAACGCTTTGATCGTGAGCTCCACCAGAAATCCTGGCAGGCTCTCGCTAAACCTCAGCCCGCTCTGTGGCGTGGCTTGAAAGCCGTTGGCGGCAAGTTGTTTGTCCCTGCTCTGCCGTTGTCGGCAGCGGCAGCGTTTGTAGTGGCATTCAGCCTCAATCATTTTCCGGCCTACGTGGCGTCCGGCCCGTCTGAGCAGCCCGTGTACACGGCCTCGGCTCCGGTCAGCGTGGACCGTGCAGCCCCGGTGGCAGGCATGGCCAAGGACTTTTCCGATGGCAGCCATCAGGCGACCTTCGTGGTCGGCCAGTTTGACAGCCGCGACAGCACCTCTAATACCGGAAACGTAACCATGGTAGCGGCTTCCCGCCCCATGCCGGTGGAGTCGAACCACAATGTCCACTACGTCGGCGGCTCGTTCGACGGTGGCTTTGGGTCCGAAAGCCCCACTGCTCAAGCACGCGTCTACTAAGGTCTACGTCATGAATAAGACGGCATGGATGCGAGTTGGGCTCGCGTTGGTTTTTTTTTGAGCGGATGGGTCGCCCAGGCGGCTCCTGAGAGCACGAATAGTGGCGGGCCTCTGGCTCTGCAAAAGCGCGTCATCGATATTTACCGGGCCAACGAA
This genomic interval from Ruficoccus sp. ZRK36 contains the following:
- the rnc gene encoding ribonuclease III is translated as MSDDLHAFQERIGYAFRDTSLLERALTHPSLLADGTSWHNQRMEFLGDSVLALILAEQLFKLFPGEREGHLARARSALAKGQHLADIARDLHLSEVLRLSEQEEKAGGRERNSSLEDALEAVVAAVYLDSDFQTARRTVLPWYGDIRARTERLLREDNPKGRLQELIQGNSPDTTIEYDLVHSEGPDHALTFIMELRVGGKVCGMGQGRSKKDAEENAAREALEAFAQR
- a CDS encoding ParA family protein is translated as MSCTVFSIANQKGGVGKTTTAINLGWALAERKVPTLLIDLDPQANATSALGFEKTPGSSLYGALHGDGAAEERVIETRQKNLFLIGSEVDLAAIEIELGQQEDYLIRLRDVLKPLRESGKYRAIILDCPPALGMISMNGLAAADYLLVALQCEYLAMEGLGQIMNVVEQLTSAGVNPGLAVGGVVMTMYDKRTNLSRQVVQEVKEHLGDLVFDTCIPRTVRLSEAPSFGQSIFEYERLGAGSHAYKKFAKEFIKRFDLK
- a CDS encoding M23 family metallopeptidase, with protein sequence MIHPLRLIGALVACACALSVSSICAAQSQPVAPIPAYWPTPDGSYFQTGDIMPLLQPTASGRPESGLYGCVRNGGTRFHEGVDLKPIGKDRNGNATDPIYAVMAGRVAYVNRVAGNSSYGRYVVIEHMDLDVAVYTLYAHMADVDSDIQPGIRVEAGQRLGRMGHSAGGYSIPRSRSHLHFEIGLRDSNRFQDFYKYKRYGGKNHHGNYNGMNLTGMSPLIFFEQARTGQLNSMQGLVQAQPVAFTLQISTRDAPDFIARYPALLTRPIPAQGLTGWEVDFTAEGMPIRWTPLTAEDIGTRRDGDISLVNYNEELLKDNCRKTIVIKNGQPTLGSGLKDKLQLIFGFR
- a CDS encoding crossover junction endodeoxyribonuclease RuvC, with the translated sequence MARKSSRNLWTAKLSGKPVPGAKALATPASGVRVAFEGLVLGIDPSLRGSGLALVEFRRGKTPRLLASETVRNRPKLTFPECLGKIAERVSVMLQREPACVALEQTIYVQNFQTAQILGAARGAAIAQAAMRGVPVYEYAPLRIKQAVVGAGRASKEQVASMMKAHLGLLTELPFDESDAAAAACCHAWTWRG
- a CDS encoding YceI family protein, with amino-acid sequence MRHIKLLTVLALGAVAWLPAQAAQTIFTIDPVHSEVGFKVRHFLNQVPGKFGDFNGEITVNESDMTKSTVNATIEVKSIDTGNAKRNNHLMQDEYFDTAKYGTITFKSTKWVQTGADTYDVTGDLTMLGVTKPVVLKVKYLGQQEGVGPYQGLLINGWEATTEIKRSEWGLDAGAPVVGDDVSIELSIQGHHKIVDTPGPNPTK
- a CDS encoding RNA polymerase sigma factor, which gives rise to MSDHAKLNFSELVEEYYTPLYRFAYSLAKNEHEASDLTQQTFVIYAEKGDSLRDAAKVKSWLFTTLYREFLRLRRRSANVTTQENEILEVEAPAVEPGIARTLDGKSAVDALDQVDEAYRTPLTLFYLKELSYKEIASVLDIPIGTVMSRLSRGKAQLKTILLSNRTAS
- the queA gene encoding tRNA preQ1(34) S-adenosylmethionine ribosyltransferase-isomerase QueA; its protein translation is MNTDVFDYPLPPELIAQVPAQQRDESRLMVVNRTTREVTHTVFRELPKHLPTGTRFFRNSASVFKARLRGQRVTGGAVECLLLHPDRDKDRFWCLLKPGKKLQPGSTFSGPGYLAEVLDVKPTGERLVHFSVEGVDKNVIALTDRIGEVPLPPYIERSREADPSLRQLDETRYQTVYADPSHKVAAAAPTAGLHFTPELLATVVRDGARFYDVRLHVGLDTFQPIKAERIEDHLIHREIYEIPPQARQALANKADGPRIAVGTTSLRACEDYTRKAPAGADLSETYVGEADLFVYPPAVCSSAEGLITNFHLPRSTLLCLVSAFLTPGSTDGIKWLKELYAEAIAMEYRFYSYGDAMLILG
- a CDS encoding polyphosphate kinase 2 family protein, with the protein product MKKKSLKPDASLTIKLGESDTVKLKLGDVMVPPGKPISLKKDFDPAFTADYKNEKAAKAKVRANVKRLSKLQDMLYAQDKYSVLIIFQAMDAAGKDGVIKHVMSGVNPQGCQVTSFKTPSSEELDHDYLWRSIKALPRRGEIGIFNRSHYEEVLITKVHPEILERQKLPPSARGEDVYEKRYEQINHFENYLVENGTIILKFFLNLSKKEQARRFLARVENPDKNWKFSDADYAERQHWDAYQEAYETCINRTSTSHAPWFVIPADHKWFTRLAVSEAIVRSLSLLPLAYPTVSAEHKKMITAIGKKLKKEV
- a CDS encoding sigma-70 family RNA polymerase sigma factor, encoding MTGALASPAASHAAEADTDMSLVKQVQAGEVSAYDKLVVKYRERLYAVVYNLTGNREDANDLAQEAFIKAFRSIHLFRGKSSFFTWLYRIAVNNTLTHLKRNRMRRFLSLEKVDEEVHSSDILEKLTARNRSDKPALMHELQEKLNEALQKLSLKHRTVVVLFEIEGLSHQEIAEITKTSEGTVRSRLHYAKQQLQASLKEYLEQ